A portion of the Corticium candelabrum chromosome 5, ooCorCand1.1, whole genome shotgun sequence genome contains these proteins:
- the LOC134180003 gene encoding leucine-rich melanocyte differentiation-associated protein-like — MTSEDILERAGRLTKEDPNDGYRWSPATARDNAEQGEDGAILSGDLLTYTGQDVVALPSRIVRHYAHVARRLDLSYNCLTSVDGIGQFKELKELILDNNRLRDGFNLPLLPKLETLSMNKNMITNLESLLEDILKNCPNITFLSLLGNICCPNELSCSDKDEEDYQRYRYFLIHKLPRLKFLDSKAVSAKERQEAVRVGAFMKIVHPPSEDSTKQTTRYDRDESEYTPLPQRLAQEGNHKGSFGVCRYVYYGRHSEGNRFIRNNDL; from the coding sequence ATGACGTCTGAAGATATTCTGGAAAGAGCAGGAAGGCTCACAAAAGAGGATCCCAACGACGGGTACAGGTGGTCTCCAGCCACAGCGCGAGACAACGCTGAACAAGGTGAAGACGGCGCTATTTTGTCCGGAGATTTGCTTACGTACACAGGGCAGGACGTCGTCGCTCTCCCTTCACGGATTGTACGCCATTATGCTCATGTAGCCAGACGACTAGATCTGAGCTACAACTGTTTGACGTCTGTGGATGGGATAGGGCAATTCAAGGAGCTCAAAGAGTTAATTTTAGACAACAATCGTCTTCGAGATGGATTTAATTTGCCTCTCTTACCAAAACTGGAAACGTTgtcaatgaacaaaaacaTGATCACTAATCTTGAGTCACTGCTAGAAGATATATTGAAGAATTGTCCAAACATTACATTTCTGAGTCTCCTTGGAAACATTTGCTGTCCAAATGAGCTTTCATGTTCTGATAAGGATGAAGAAGACTATCAGCGATACAGATACTTCCTCATTCACAAACTTCCAAGGTTGAAATTCTTAGATTCAAAGGCTGTGTCAGCAAAAGAGCGTCAGGAAGCTGTAAGGGTTGGAGCTTTCATGAAGATAGTTCATCCACCATCGGAAGATTCAACTAAGCAGACCACTAGGTATGACAGAGATGAGAGTGAATATACTCCTCTTCCACAGCGTTTAGCTCAAGAAGGAAATCACAAAGGCTCATTTGGTGTGTGTCGTTATGTGTACTATGGTAGGCATTCAGAAGGAAATCGCTTCATTCGAAATAATGACTTATGA